The proteins below are encoded in one region of Hordeum vulgare subsp. vulgare chromosome 3H, MorexV3_pseudomolecules_assembly, whole genome shotgun sequence:
- the LOC123443610 gene encoding mitochondrial uncoupling protein 1-like isoform X2, protein MAIASSFAAVFISSAIASCFAEVCTIPLDTAKVRLQLQKKTAAGPAATGGMLGTMMLIAREEGVTALWKGIVPGFHRQCLYGGLRVGLYEPVKALFVFVGDATLLNKILAALTTGVIAIAVANPMDLVKVRLQADGKSTAVKKHYSGALNAYATIVRQEGIGALWTGLGPNMARNALINAAELASYDQFKEIFLGLPGFTDNVYTHLLAGLGAGIFAVCIGSPVDVGLAAFYKGFIANFCRVGSWNVIMFLTLEQKILSLRIIYALCATRFHRTSWVQLLEQQTYTLIQHGIQILIVQENAY, encoded by the exons ATGGCGATAGCCTCATCATTCGCAGCCGTCTTCATCAGCAGCGCCATCGCCTCCTGCTTCGCTGAG GTGTGCACCATTCCTCTGGACACAGCCAAGGTGCGTCTTCAGCTGCAAAAGAAAACAGCTGCTGGGCCTGCAGCTACAGGAGGAATGCTGGGCACAATGATGTTGATTGCAAGGGAGGAAGGCGTCACCGCACTTTGGAAGGGCATTGTCCCTGGCTTTCACCGCCAGTGCCTCTATGGCGGCCTCCGTGTCGGCTTGTATGAGCCT GTCAAAGCCTTATTTGTTTTTGTAGGTGATGCCACTTTATTGAACAAGATTCTTGCTGCTCTTACAACTG GTGTCATAGCGATTGCTGTCGCAAATCCAATGGATCTTGTCAAAGTGAGATTGCAAGCAGATGGAAAATCTACTGCCGTCAAGAAGCACTATTCTGGAGCCCTTAATGCGTATGCCACCATAGTCAGACAG GAAGGTATTGGAGCTTTGTGGACTGGCCTTGGTCCTAATATGGCACGAAATGCTTTGATTAACGCTGCCGAGTTGGCCAGCTATGATCAATTTAAAGAG ATATTTCTAGGTCTTCCTGGGTTTACAGATAATGTTTATACCCATCTTTTAGCTGGACTTGGTGCCGGAATTTTTGCTGTTTGCATTGGATCTCCAGTGGATGTG GGACTTGCTGCTTTCTACAAGGGGTTTATTGCAAACTTTTGTCGAGTTGGGTCATGGAATGTGATAATGTTCTTAACTTTGGAACAG AAGATTCTTTCATTAAGGATTATATATGCACTCTGTGCCACAAGGTTTCATCGAACAAGCTGGGTGCAGCTTCTGGAGCAACAGACATACACACTCATTCAGCATGGGATTCAGATTCTCATTGTACAGGAGAATGCATACTAA
- the LOC123443610 gene encoding mitochondrial uncoupling protein 1-like isoform X1, which yields MAIASSFAAVFISSAIASCFAEVCTIPLDTAKVRLQLQKKTAAGPAATGGMLGTMMLIAREEGVTALWKGIVPGFHRQCLYGGLRVGLYEPVKALFVFVGDATLLNKILAALTTGVIAIAVANPMDLVKVRLQADGKSTAVKKHYSGALNAYATIVRQEGIGALWTGLGPNMARNALINAAELASYDQFKEIFLGLPGFTDNVYTHLLAGLGAGIFAVCIGSPVDVVKSRMMGDSTYRSTLDCFTKTLKNDGLAAFYKGFIANFCRVGSWNVIMFLTLEQKILSLRIIYALCATRFHRTSWVQLLEQQTYTLIQHGIQILIVQENAY from the exons ATGGCGATAGCCTCATCATTCGCAGCCGTCTTCATCAGCAGCGCCATCGCCTCCTGCTTCGCTGAG GTGTGCACCATTCCTCTGGACACAGCCAAGGTGCGTCTTCAGCTGCAAAAGAAAACAGCTGCTGGGCCTGCAGCTACAGGAGGAATGCTGGGCACAATGATGTTGATTGCAAGGGAGGAAGGCGTCACCGCACTTTGGAAGGGCATTGTCCCTGGCTTTCACCGCCAGTGCCTCTATGGCGGCCTCCGTGTCGGCTTGTATGAGCCT GTCAAAGCCTTATTTGTTTTTGTAGGTGATGCCACTTTATTGAACAAGATTCTTGCTGCTCTTACAACTG GTGTCATAGCGATTGCTGTCGCAAATCCAATGGATCTTGTCAAAGTGAGATTGCAAGCAGATGGAAAATCTACTGCCGTCAAGAAGCACTATTCTGGAGCCCTTAATGCGTATGCCACCATAGTCAGACAG GAAGGTATTGGAGCTTTGTGGACTGGCCTTGGTCCTAATATGGCACGAAATGCTTTGATTAACGCTGCCGAGTTGGCCAGCTATGATCAATTTAAAGAG ATATTTCTAGGTCTTCCTGGGTTTACAGATAATGTTTATACCCATCTTTTAGCTGGACTTGGTGCCGGAATTTTTGCTGTTTGCATTGGATCTCCAGTGGATGTG GTGAAATCAAGAATGATGGGTGATTCAACATACAGAAGTACATTAGATTGTTTCACCAAGACGTTAAAAAATGAT GGACTTGCTGCTTTCTACAAGGGGTTTATTGCAAACTTTTGTCGAGTTGGGTCATGGAATGTGATAATGTTCTTAACTTTGGAACAG AAGATTCTTTCATTAAGGATTATATATGCACTCTGTGCCACAAGGTTTCATCGAACAAGCTGGGTGCAGCTTCTGGAGCAACAGACATACACACTCATTCAGCATGGGATTCAGATTCTCATTGTACAGGAGAATGCATACTAA
- the LOC123443610 gene encoding mitochondrial uncoupling protein 1-like isoform X3 — translation MAIASSFAAVFISSAIASCFAEVCTIPLDTAKVRLQLQKKTAAGPAATGGMLGTMMLIAREEGVTALWKGIVPGFHRQCLYGGLRVGLYEPVKALFVFVGDATLLNKILAALTTGVIAIAVANPMDLVKVRLQADGKSTAVKKHYSGALNAYATIVRQEGIGALWTGLGPNMARNALINAAELASYDQFKEIFLGLPGFTDNVYTHLLAGLGAGIFAVCIGSPVDVVKSRMMGDSTYRSTLDCFTKTLKNDGLAAFYKGFIANFCRVGSWNVIMFLTLEQVRRFFH, via the exons ATGGCGATAGCCTCATCATTCGCAGCCGTCTTCATCAGCAGCGCCATCGCCTCCTGCTTCGCTGAG GTGTGCACCATTCCTCTGGACACAGCCAAGGTGCGTCTTCAGCTGCAAAAGAAAACAGCTGCTGGGCCTGCAGCTACAGGAGGAATGCTGGGCACAATGATGTTGATTGCAAGGGAGGAAGGCGTCACCGCACTTTGGAAGGGCATTGTCCCTGGCTTTCACCGCCAGTGCCTCTATGGCGGCCTCCGTGTCGGCTTGTATGAGCCT GTCAAAGCCTTATTTGTTTTTGTAGGTGATGCCACTTTATTGAACAAGATTCTTGCTGCTCTTACAACTG GTGTCATAGCGATTGCTGTCGCAAATCCAATGGATCTTGTCAAAGTGAGATTGCAAGCAGATGGAAAATCTACTGCCGTCAAGAAGCACTATTCTGGAGCCCTTAATGCGTATGCCACCATAGTCAGACAG GAAGGTATTGGAGCTTTGTGGACTGGCCTTGGTCCTAATATGGCACGAAATGCTTTGATTAACGCTGCCGAGTTGGCCAGCTATGATCAATTTAAAGAG ATATTTCTAGGTCTTCCTGGGTTTACAGATAATGTTTATACCCATCTTTTAGCTGGACTTGGTGCCGGAATTTTTGCTGTTTGCATTGGATCTCCAGTGGATGTG GTGAAATCAAGAATGATGGGTGATTCAACATACAGAAGTACATTAGATTGTTTCACCAAGACGTTAAAAAATGAT GGACTTGCTGCTTTCTACAAGGGGTTTATTGCAAACTTTTGTCGAGTTGGGTCATGGAATGTGATAATGTTCTTAACTTTGGAACAG GTTAGAAGATTCTTTCATTAA